A single genomic interval of Thermoleophilaceae bacterium harbors:
- a CDS encoding SRPBCC family protein, giving the protein MGRVDAASRVIAAPPDRVYSALVDPKALAVWLPPEGMNGRFERFEARPGGSYRLVLTYADASSQRGKSAADSDIAEASFVELVPGVRVVQAVDFDSADPAYAGTMTMTWELIPVDGGTRVNIRAENVPVGISAEDHAAGLNSSLANLGTYLER; this is encoded by the coding sequence ATGGGCCGGGTCGACGCCGCATCGCGAGTGATCGCTGCGCCACCGGACCGCGTCTACAGCGCTCTCGTCGATCCGAAGGCACTCGCGGTCTGGCTGCCACCCGAGGGCATGAACGGGAGATTCGAGCGATTCGAAGCCCGGCCTGGAGGTTCGTACCGGCTGGTGCTGACCTATGCCGACGCCTCGTCCCAACGGGGCAAGTCCGCCGCCGACTCCGACATCGCCGAGGCGAGCTTTGTCGAGCTTGTCCCAGGGGTGCGCGTCGTCCAGGCTGTGGACTTCGACTCCGCCGACCCCGCGTACGCCGGCACGATGACCATGACCTGGGAACTCATCCCCGTCGACGGCGGCACGCGCGTGAACATTCGCGCCGAAAACGTACCCGTTGGCATTTCCGCGGAGGATCACGCCGCCGGGCTCAATTCCTCACTCGCCAACCTCGGCACCTACCTCGAGCGTTAA
- the proS gene encoding proline--tRNA ligase, with protein sequence MAGVLTPQAQDFPRWYQEVIAKAQLAENGPVRGTMVIRPWGYAIWERLEAAIDERIKATGARNAYFPLLIPEAFLRREAEHVEGFSPELAVVTHGGGKVLDEPVVVRPTSETIVNSSFARWISSYRDLPLLINQWANVVRWELRPRLFLRTSEFLWQEGHTAHTTREEAHAYALRILEEVYAGAMSDELAIPVFRGRKTEREKFAGAEISWSCEGVMRDGKALQMGTSHELGQNFARAFGIRFSDRDGQLRHAWQTSWGASTRLLGAMIMVHGDDRGLRVPPRLAPSQVIVLAARAGEGVVEATATLVDELRANGVRVELDDRLEISLGRRIVDHELRGVPLRIELGPRELAAGEALVAHRVSSSKETAALQGLAARVPQMLADDQQELLRQATALRDGRTQRANTVEEAEEIARNGFARISWRACGRNVEDRLAQAGISVRCLLRQDDQPVDDTDDDAVEALLARAY encoded by the coding sequence GTGGGGGTATGCGATCTGGGAGCGCCTCGAGGCGGCGATCGATGAGCGAATCAAGGCGACCGGCGCCCGCAACGCCTACTTCCCGCTGCTGATCCCCGAGGCATTTCTCCGGCGGGAGGCCGAGCATGTGGAGGGCTTCAGCCCCGAGCTGGCGGTGGTCACCCACGGAGGCGGCAAGGTGCTCGACGAGCCGGTGGTCGTTCGTCCCACGAGTGAGACGATCGTCAACTCTTCGTTCGCGCGGTGGATCTCGAGCTACCGCGATCTCCCTCTGCTCATCAATCAGTGGGCGAACGTCGTGCGGTGGGAGCTCCGCCCAAGGCTGTTCCTTCGCACCTCTGAGTTTCTCTGGCAAGAGGGACACACGGCCCACACGACGCGTGAGGAGGCGCACGCGTACGCGCTCAGGATCCTGGAGGAGGTCTATGCGGGAGCGATGAGCGACGAGCTGGCGATCCCGGTGTTCCGCGGCCGCAAGACGGAACGCGAGAAATTTGCGGGCGCGGAGATCTCCTGGTCGTGCGAGGGCGTCATGCGCGACGGCAAGGCGCTGCAGATGGGCACTTCCCACGAGCTGGGCCAGAACTTCGCTCGCGCGTTCGGCATTCGATTCAGCGATCGCGACGGACAGCTACGCCACGCCTGGCAGACCTCTTGGGGTGCCTCCACGCGTCTGCTCGGGGCGATGATCATGGTTCACGGCGATGATCGGGGACTGCGAGTTCCGCCGCGGCTGGCGCCCAGCCAGGTGATCGTCCTGGCGGCGCGCGCCGGAGAGGGCGTCGTGGAGGCGACGGCGACGCTCGTCGACGAGCTCCGAGCGAATGGCGTGCGCGTCGAGCTCGACGACCGGCTGGAGATCTCGCTCGGAAGACGGATCGTCGATCACGAGCTTCGCGGCGTGCCGCTTCGCATCGAGCTCGGACCCAGGGAGCTGGCGGCCGGGGAAGCCCTCGTGGCACACCGCGTGTCGTCCTCGAAGGAGACGGCGGCGCTGCAGGGCCTGGCGGCCCGAGTGCCGCAGATGCTGGCCGACGACCAGCAGGAGCTGCTGCGGCAGGCGACCGCCCTGCGCGACGGGCGAACGCAACGCGCGAACACGGTCGAAGAGGCCGAAGAGATCGCGCGCAATGGCTTTGCCCGCATCTCCTGGCGAGCCTGCGGCCGCAACGTCGAGGATCGGTTGGCCCAGGCGGGGATCTCGGTGCGTTGCCTGCTTCGCCAGGACGATCAGCCCGTCGACGACACAGACGATGACGCCGTGGAAGCGCTGTTGGCACGCGCCTACTGA